From Drosophila gunungcola strain Sukarami unplaced genomic scaffold, Dgunungcola_SK_2 000102F, whole genome shotgun sequence, a single genomic window includes:
- the LOC128265219 gene encoding uncharacterized protein LOC128265219 yields the protein MKRNKAIKIPQDIPATGVARHFEERSLEGDRPQAAAHPPRTTPAAQTLPARERGVPAGATLPARPPLASDRPTSIRQLKRQDALPALGQPGGLDDPNRRGLPGSKVKWYLSRTPPTDTPKRSRHGIGASETSSRVPEQEGPSTSAAAAEKAKVRARKILSQPHQNQKPTTAGGRPSSSAPPVIGPRPTYAEAAKKATLIRVAILPEGFPAASLTAEELSGLQESVMDEMLTSAWSGPVVFRGIHFRVGYLIIDCLDEGSAEWLKTAVPQLRTWKGVPLETRTGADIPAAYNATLFCPRSSDRTNEEILAFIGFQNRVETDAWKVISRKNDGAGALLVVGMDQTGRDEIVERDHKLNFRFGHVTVSGLKKTKKAPEETPNDGTCKAVEDTLEQPNVEPKSQSGEQDEQSITSMDIGDDQGDGHPMSSQELAQELLLDESCEEAEVTVIAGGGETCSLSSPDLTEHQTSE from the exons atgaaaagaaacaaagcaataaaaatccCGCAGGATATCCCTGCAACCGGTGTCGCAAGACACTTTGAGGAAAGATCCCTCGAAGGCGACAGACCCCAGGCGGCAGCGCACCCGCCTAGGACTACACCAGCAGCCCAGACATTGCCAGCCAGGGAGCGTGGGgtgccagcaggagctaccctgccagcacgcccacctctCGCATCTGATAGGCCAACCTCTATCAGGCAGCTGAAGAGGCAGGACGCTCTTCCAGCCCTGGGACAGcccggaggactggacgaccccaacaggcgtggcctgccagggtcAAAGGTAAAGTGGTACCTGAG ccgcacaccaccaacgGACACCCCCAAAAGGTCTAGGCACGGCATAGGGGCTAGTGAGACGTCCTCACGGGTCCCTGAGCAAGAGGGGCCtagcacatcagcagcagcggcagaaaaggcaaaagtGCGGGCCAGGAAGATACTTTCCCAGCCCCATCAAAACCAGAAGCCGACAACCGCTGGAGGAAGACCCTCTAGCTCGGCACCGccggtcatcggaccccgtccgacttacgcggaggctgccaagaaagccacCCTCATCAGGGTGGCTATACtcccggagggtttcccggcggccagcctgaccgcagaggaactatccgggctccaggagtcggtcatggacgagatgctcacgtcagcgtggagcggtcccgtcgtgttcaggggaatccacttcagggtgggttacctgattatcgactgcctggatgaaggctcagctgagTGGCTCAAGACtgccgtacctcagctgcggacgtggaagggagtacccctagaaacccgcacgggagcagacatcccggcagcatacaacgccacgttgttctgcccgaggagctccGACCGGACCAATGAGGAAATATTggccttcattggtttccaaaaccgggtcgagacggacgcctggaaggtcatctccaggaagaacgacggagctggtgcactcctggtcgtagggatggaccagaccggaagggatgagatagtggagcgtgaccacaaactcaacttccggtttggccacgtcaccgtgagcggtctgaaaaagaccaagaaagctccggaagagacgcccaATGACGGCACATGcaaggctgtcgaggataccctcgaacAACCGAATGTGGAGCCGAAGTCACAGAGTGGTGAACAGGATGAacaatccatcaccagcatggacattggggacgaccaaggggatggacaccctatgtcatcccaggagctggcccaggagctcctcctggacgaaagctgcgaagaagccgaggttaccgtgatagccggtggtggagagacttgctctctctcttcaccagACCTCACGGAGCATcaaacctcggagtga